In Lolium rigidum isolate FL_2022 chromosome 7, APGP_CSIRO_Lrig_0.1, whole genome shotgun sequence, the DNA window ATCCTAAAATGGAACAAGGACGCTGCAATCGAAATACGTGAACACGCGTACATACGTACCAGGTACCACACCATGGTGCTGATCAGTTAATGCTACCCGTCCATGGGAGCTCAGAGTAGCAGGTAACGATCGGGTGAGGAGCGCATTAACACAACTACATACATCGAGCAACAGAAAACAACATGTACTAGCTTAGCAGCGGATGCTAATTACTCCCTATCAAAAAATAGGATAAAGGAGGTCATAATGGCCTCAAGAGGAATTTAGTGGTCTTAAGCTTGGGGTTGGAAACTAAGATTTTTATTCTTGCCACCGAGTAGAGTTGTGCGTATACTGAAACGCTAGTTGCGTTCCTTTATATATTGCGGCTCAAAGAATAATGGAAGAATCTCGTTGGTATTTGCAGGTCTTTGAATTGATAATATGTCTTCAGAAAAATACATGCATGACTATGTCTTGCAAGTGGATTATGTGTTAGGATGATGTGGGAACTAACCATGTGAACGACCCGCACACATACTAAATCATGTCAAATTTCATCAAGTTCTATGTCAAGTCGTGCAAGACAAGTGTGACTATTGCACACATATTGCCCCTTCGCCGTATTGGATATACCCCTAGCAAATACGGGCTTGAATTGTTTGTGTGGTTAACTACCACAACATCCCGACACATGGCCACGCCTTTTTAGTACCGACAACAAGGGAGTTTCTCCTAAAAGGAAATCCATTGATTTTCTAATAAATCTTAAGTGCTATCATATGATCATAATTAAGGGATAAAGATATggggaaaataaatagaaaaagagaGCTCCTGGGGAGACACCACCCTGCCTTGGTCATTTAGAGGGGTGCAGCTTGTTCtcgaaccctaaaccctaaaccctggtgCGTAGAATCACCACCGAAATCTAAGAGAGTTCTCCCTATCAAAAAATAGGATAAAGGAGGTCATAATGGCCTCAACTGGAATTTAGTGATCTTAAGCTTGGGCTTGGAAACTAAGGTTTTATTCTTACCACCAAGCTTGCGTGGGAAACTAATAGTGTGGTGGTGCCACACCAATAATCCTAGACTTACAAAAATTTGCTTACGGACTGATCTTACGGGATTACGTGGAGCCACACCGTTGGTGCTTATCTTGGATTTCCTGAAGTTGCGGGCCACGATCTGAAACTGCTAAGCCTATGTTGTTAGTCCGTAAGATTTTTTTGTACGGTGTGTCCGTAGATGTAGCATTGTTGGTGCCACACTGCCACGAGCAGTGTGTGCGCACTTAACGCTAACAGTCATATTGGTCCCCGCCATCACTAACTAAATTTTTTCCTCGAACTGTCCATTCATACACTTGATAACGaagcaaaagctggtttcgacacAATTCAATCATCGACCAATGCGATTGAAATTTCAATGAGATTTCTGAAATTTAAGTGGGTACCTAAATATAATTTTATCGAAATGTGTGGGTTATATTCAAATAAATTCAAATGAACTCAAATTTGGATTTATTCTGTTTGACTTGGATGAAGTTTGTACATGAAATTTTCGAAAAACGGTGGCTTTCGAAATTTGAGTCTAACTGAAATTCAAAACAGTGGTGCAATCAAACAAGTGATGCATTTCGGTACGCTCAGTACGTGCAATCGCTATATATATAGGCCGGGACAGGCCAGACGGCTACCTCAAGTTCACAGCTTACTCATCTCTTAGGCGAAGACCGGCAGGCCGGCATGGAGAGCTTTCGCATGCCATGCAGCCTACAAACCCTTGCGCGGCGCAACCTTCTCCTGCACTACCGCAAGGAGGCGAGGCAGCCACGGCGTCTCTCATGCAAGGCAACCGGCGGTGGCCGTGTCGACCGACGTGATGTGCTCCTCGGCCTCGGCGGAACCGCGGCTACCGGACTGGCAACAGGCCGAGGCGCCGCGATCGGCGCGCCCATCGAGACACCTGACCTCCGTAGCTGCCAACCGCCCGACCTCCCCGACACAGAGCCGGACACTAACTGCTGcccgacgtacggcaccggcatcACCGACTTCATGCCGCCGCTGGCATCCTCGCCGCTCCGTGTGCGTCCGGCGGCGCACCTGGTGGACGCGGAGTACCTGGCCAAGTACGAGCGCGCGGTGGCGCTGATGAAGGAGCTGCCGGCGGACGACCCGCGCAGCTTCGAGCAGCAGTGGCACATACACTGCGCCTACTGCGACGGCGGGTACGACCAGGTCGGCTTCCCGGACTTGGAGCTTCAGATACACAACTGCTGGCTCTTCTTCCCGTGGCACAGGTTCTACCTCTACTTCCACGAGCGGGTCCTTGGTAAGCTCATCGGCGACGACACGTTCGCGCTGCCGTTCTGGAACTGGGACGCGCCGGGcgggatgacgctgccgccgatcTACGCCAACAGTTCGTCGCCGCTATACGACGAGAGGCGCAACCCCGCCCACCAGCCACCTGTGCCGCTGGACCTTGACTTCAGTGGGACTGACCCCCCCAGCATCCCAAGAGATCAGCTGATCGATATGAACCTGAAGATCATGTACCGCCAGGCAAGTACATGTAGCTANNNNNNNNNNNNNNNNNNNNNNNNNNNNNNNNNNNNNNNNNNNNNNNNNNNNNNNNNNNNNNNNNNNNNNNNNNNNNNNNNNNNNNNNNNNNNNNNNNNNacttacatgttttgttcacactttatatcgttttgatgcgttttccggaactaacctactgacgagatgccgaagtgccagttcctgttttctgctgtttttggtttcagaaatcctagtaaggaaatattctcggaatcggacgaaatcaacgcccagtaccttattttcaccggaagcttccagagcaccgaagaagtaccggagaggagccaggggggccccacacgccagggcggcgcgaccaaggggtggggcgcgcccccttagtgtgtgggcccaccaggccccctccgaggctccccttccgtctacttaaggtctccgtcgcgaaaaccctatcacgattgacgaaacccgagaaaaccttccagagccgccgtcatcgcgaaatcaagattcggggacgaagtctctgttccggcacgccgccgggacggggaattgcccccggaagccatctccaccgccatcttcaccgtcatcgctgttcccatgatgaggagggagtaattctcccctggggctaagggctctaccgtagctaagtggttaatctctctctctgtactccaatacaatgatctcatgagctgctttacatgattgagatccatatgatgagctttgtatcgctactagttatgtgctactcatgtgatgttattaaagtagtatattcctcctgcatggtgtaatggtgacagtgtgtgcatcgtgtggttcttgtcgtagattatgatcataatctcttgtaggttatggagttgattattgctatgatagtattgatgtgatctattccccctttcatagtgtaacggtgacagtgtgtatgctatgttagtactcggtttattttgcaaagatctattatgctctaaggttacttaaatatgaatgccgaaagttgtggcgcttgttaactccggcttgagggagctcttgtagccctacacaacaaatggtgtttgtcatccaacaaagagtgtatgtagcacaaatgagagaatttattatttattatgcgatcaatgttgagagtgtccactagtgaaagtatgatccctaggccttgtttccaatactgcaaacaccgtttatttacttgttcgttgcatgtttactcgctgccatattttattcagattgctattaccactcatatacatccatactacttgtatttcactatctcttcgccgaactagtgcacctatacatccgacaagtgtattaggtgtgttggggacacaagagacttcttgtatcgtgattgcagggttgcttgagagggatatctttgacctcttcctccctgagttcgataaactttgggtgatccacttaagggaaaacttgctgctgttctacaaacctctgctcttggaggcccaacactgtctacaagaatagaagcacccgtagacatcaagctattttctggcggcgttgccggggaggaaaggtaaaaggtactcacactccggatctcggctactaagctattttccagcgccgttgtaagtactcgaagctatttcctttagatcctgcaattgcatctttttgtttcttgtttttattttcactagttaggcataatggaaaacaacaaaaaaattagtgagctttttaatctttttcctgatttagaattgtttgatgcgaaaattaaaaaacctatggaaccttatttgcatgctagtagcattgttattagtatgaatgcaattactcgctaatgctatggagaagtctaagcttggggaagctagtttatgtgatctttttagcctcccatctttaggggagaaaatttgctctgataatactttatctcccatatgtgataactctaatgatgcttgtgacattttaaatccacctactgaaagtattccttacaagatacctatgaaaattattgaacgtgttatggataaccgctatgaaggggatggaactgttcatcctgaagatcatttactgtttttgcatgaattatgcgggttattcaagtgtgcaggtatttcaatggatgaagttaggaagaaattatttgttatgtcgctatctggtaaagcggcgcattggtataaactgctgaaggacgggcgctctcttgattggaaggatattgtgcctctattttattccaagttctatcctccaagtgaaattcacaaagatcgaaaccttatatataatttctggcctcatgatggagagagtattgcccaagcatgggagagattgaagtccttaatgctcaaatgccccaatcatgagcttcctggtaatgttatcattgataatttctgtgCAAGACTTTCTTCtcaggataaaaccttgctggatactacttgttctggatcattcacgcgcaataaagaagagtttaaatgagaccttcttaatcggattcaggagaacgctgaagattgggagaatgacaaaggtagagagtcaggtataaattatgattatgaatgcattgaaacttttatggatactgataaatttcgaaatatgagtgctacttatggtcttgactctcaagttgttgcaaatctttataaagcttttgcttctcacattgaattgcctaggaagaattttgataagtatcatgaaccttttaaagacgcttgcatgaagcaTGAAAttattattaatgattgcaatgaacatgttcaaacttctgaaaatgctatttcctataagcatgttaatttttgtggaatacatagaccttgtggaattaatcaaatcgaacaagaatattgtatccatcataggaatgaaaaaactagaaagtggtctagggctctagatgatcttggagaaaaagtgtgtgccctctatccttttatttgtgaactttgccatagagttggtcattttaattttcaatgctcctccaatgataattcgaaccccatgagtgctacaaatttgtattgtgatgatgaaattattcctacTCAGCATGAtaaacttaccttatttttgaagtgtgaagagttatcaagaaaaatttctttgttaaatattaacgatcttgatattgatgatgtcctgcatgggtgtctttcttattgcattaataattgccatacaaatacttacatacagaatattttagaagatgacactttgccaaaatatgataggaccgctgtgtgtttcaaacttattaatgaaaagggggaatcctcccaagtttcttctattgtttctggaaataaatcaggttctgtggagaagcctcccttcgagcctcttcctcctaaagaaggaaacgaggagaagggaaagaagaagaagaagaagaagaagaagaagagggggaataagaagaaagaggtaacggcatatccacacgtgtatgaggtaacaataggtaaccgtaagcatGTTGCTcccaatgattattatgataatgaatctgagtatgatgatcttcctatgcccttcacCCATATTAGTGACCATGATTTGgatgagcacactacctttgatattagaaatctctttggtactggttatgaaagtaatgatgatagcattattcatgtcccctcaaacgatgatattgaaagctctaagcttggggatgttgtgcttgaaaatcctatatttgagacctctacttttagtgaaaatgatgatatttcatattctggtttagataatcgctatagagatggatatgatatatgttacaattatccttatgaaacttgtcatagttatgatgggcttgccaaaaaccattcccctagtatgcaacttgtttaccatgttcaaattcttaataatgatcctgctccaattactattaatgagaagagtttctcttatatcaaaaataatgatacctttatgcatatgaaccatgataagaatgtttcaagtgatggttatattgtagatttcatcaatgatgctactgaaagttattatgagagagggaaacacggttgtatgcatcttaataatattcggtttcccctctttatgttgagaatcttgaagttactcgtgtcttatcttcttatgcttgtcactttgttcttcatgaatttatttgtgtacaagattccttttcataggaagtggggtaggtttaaatgtgctttgaatttgcttcttgttgctctcttttgcttcaactcttatttcttgcgagcatcattaaaattactgagcctatcttaatggctataaagaaagaacttcttaggagataacccatgtctttattttaccacagcacttttgttttatatttgagtcttggaagttgtttactactgtagcaacctctccttatcatgtttttgtgccaagtaaagtctctatgttaaagttgatgctagatttggattactgcacagaaacagatttgctgtct includes these proteins:
- the LOC124670826 gene encoding polyphenol oxidase, chloroplastic-like, giving the protein MESFRMPCSLQTLARRNLLLHYRKEARQPRRLSCKATGGGRVDRRDVLLGLGGTAATGLATGRGAAIGAPIETPDLRSCQPPDLPDTEPDTNCCPTYGTGITDFMPPLASSPLRVRPAAHLVDAEYLAKYERAVALMKELPADDPRSFEQQWHIHCAYCDGGYDQVGFPDLELQIHNCWLFFPWHRFYLYFHERVLGKLIGDDTFALPFWNWDAPGGMTLPPIYANSSSPLYDERRNPAHQPPVPLDLDFSGTDPPSIPRDQLIDMNLKIMYRQGAPCGF